Below is a genomic region from Streptococcus salivarius.
TATCAATTGCTTGGTTCTTCGAAGGATGTGGCCACTGTGAATATTGTACAACTGGTCGTGAAACACTCTGTCGTTCTGTAAAAAATGCTGGTTATAGTGTTGATGGTGGTATGAGTGACTATGCTTTGGTTACTGCTGACTATGCTGTGAAAGTTCCAGAAGGACTTAATCCAGCTCAAGCTTCATCTATTACTTGTGCGGGAGTTACAACATATAAAGCTATTAAAGAAGCTAAAGTTGAACCTGGTCAATGGGTAGCTATTTATGGTGCTGGAGGACTAGGTAACTTGGCTATTCAATATGCTAAGAAGGTTTTCAATGCACGAGTAGTAGCTGTTGATATCAACCAAGATAAACTTGATTTGGCTAAAGAATCTGGCGCTGATTTAGTGGTGAACGGTAAAGAAGTTGAAGATGTAGCAGGCTATATCCAAGAAAAAACTGGTGGTACACACAGTGCTGTTGTAACAGCGGTTTCTAAGGTTGCTTTCAACCAGGCTATCGATAGTGTACGTGCTGGTGGAACAGTCGTTGCGGTTGGTCTCCCATCTGAATATATGGAGCTCTCAATTGTCAAAACAGTTCTAGATGGTATCCGTGTTGTTGGATCTCTTGTAGGTACACGTAAAGACTTAGAAGAAGCCTTCGACTTCGGTGCACAAGGATTGGTAGTACCGGTTGTTGAAACTGTTCCTGTTGATACAGCGGTAGAAGTCTTTGATCAAATGGAAAAAGGTGAAATTCAAGGACGTAAAGTATTGGATTTCACTAAGTAAACATATCTCACTCAATATTATCGTGATTATTTGAAGAGTGGTGTGGTATAAGTCACTTAAATCATTTTTTGAAAGTGGTCTAGTAGAGAAACACCATCGATATATTTGTATCGATGGTGTTTTTGTTAGTTTATAATTTCATTAAAACGTATACTGTCCAGCACAAAAAACAGAGTTTAAGATAGATATGCATCAATGTCTTAACTGGAAAACACCTTATGAAGTATTCTATGGGGAAAGTATGCACTTAATTTGACAATTCAAGGGAAATAAAAAGACAATACTATATAATAAGTCTAGAGGCGAACTATATGAAGTATCTGAAATATAGTTTCAATTTTTTGAAAGTATAAGAAATAAGAAAATCTGTCAAAATGCTTTTAAAGCAACGATATAATACTGAAAATATAGATATTGAAAAAATCAAAGGGAATCTTCCAAATCAAGGGGTTATCTTAAATGACTAACATAACATTTTCACAAGTTCAAAAGAGTTTTCACAAGAAGTTGGTGTTAGACATTCCTGATTTTCAAGCGGATTCAGGTGAAATCTTCTCCATCGTTGGTGGCAATGGTGCCGGTAAATCGACTTTTATCAAGCTCTTGGCAGGGATTTTTTTGCAGGATAAGGGCGAGGTTCGTGTCTATGGCGTTTCTAATCGCTCCAAGAAAATCCACTCGCTGGTCAAGTTTGTCTTGGAGAGCGGGCAGGGGTTGTACAGTTATTTGACAGCTATGGAAAATCTCCAATATTTTCTAGGCTTGAATGGGATTGCCTTGTCTCATATCAAGGCAGAGGTGGATATCTTGTGTGACCAGCTGGCGTTTACCCCTTATAAGGACACGCTGGTTTCAGAACTGTCCCAGGGCAACCGTCAGAAATTGACCTTAATCTTAGCTTTAGTACAGAAACCGAAAGTACTCTGTTTGGATGAGCCGACTAATGGGCTAGATTTGCTGGCAAAAAAACAGCTGATGACTCTTTTGCAGGATTATGCTCGTTATCATCAAGCAAGTATTTTCATCACCAGTCATGACGCTAGTTTTATCGAGAAGGTCAGCACTCGGGTGGTGGTAATTCAGGAGGGGCGGCTTTATCGTGAAGGAACCTTTGAGGAGATTTTTGGTAATGTCCACCAGCATGAAGTCTATCACTTGCTTCTAGCTAAGAGTGCAGAAAGTGTACTGAGGCAAAGCTTTCCTGAGCTGGACTACAAGGTGCTTGATGATGGGATTTCGGTAGAGACCAGAAATCCAGACCTTTATCGGCTATTGCTAGAAGAAACGGAAGTCTTGCAGTTCACCCGAGAATCTGCCTCTTTGGAAGATTTGCTGTATGAGGTGCTCAAATGATGCTATCAGCGATTGGGCGAGAGTTTAGTCGTCAACTCAGCGAATACAAACAGTTCAAAGTCAATCTTCTCTTTGCCAACCTGGGAATTTTCTTTCTAGTTACGGGTTTTCTGACCTATTTTGACAGCCAGCAAGATACTTTTGAGTTGTTTATCTTGCTTTTTACTTGGTATTTTTCTAGCCACAGTATCACCCATCCAACCTATTTTATCGAGGATGAGATTGCAGACCGCACCATTATCAACGTGATTCAGAGTCGGCGGAGCATCTTTGGCATGCTTTTTATCAAAATTATCGTACAGATTTTGTTGGACTTGGTCAAGGCCATTCCTTTGTTTTGCTTGGTTGCCTTGGTTCAGCAGATTGCCTTTCCTACTGACTGGGTCGTTACATTTGTTACTTTTCTTCTGTCCTTTGTGGTTATTGCGTCCCTTTATGGTCTAGGCTTTCTCTTTGCCAGTTTTTCCTTTGTCTTTACAAAAATTTCCAGTATTACTAGCCTCCTTGCTTACGGGATTCTCTTTTTGGCTGGTTTTCAGGAACAATCGAGTCATTTGATTGCTACTTTAACTCGTTTCTTGCCTTTTCATCTCTTGGTGAGTTTTATCCGCCAACCAAGTTGGTTCGTTCTTTTATTATTACTGGGATACGGTTTGATTTACTGGCTTTTGGGTTACTTGTGCTTTCAAACTTGTTTGACCTATGCCAAAAAGAAGGGAAGTTTGTTCCATGTATAATGAAGTGAAGCGATTTTATCTCTTTCGCAAGAGACGCTGGGCGGATACCCTGTTTGACACCCTCTACCACGTCATTTTCATTCTTGGTTTTTATAGCCTTTTGAGGGGAAATTCTGACTTTCAGTTGTCCTATTTCTATTATTATTTCATCTTGACCCATGTGGTTTCCTTGGGAAATGAAGAGTTGGAGTACGAGATTCGGTCTGGGCAATCTTTTGGCACCCAGTATGCTTTGCAATCAGTGTATAGAATTTACCTGCAACGAGCAGTGGTTTACTTTGTTTGGTTGTCTTTGATTTTCTGGATTGCTTTACTTTTGATTCATCAGAGCTTACCAACTCATTTTTCTTTGAAGGTCATCAGTTTCCAAGGACTGCTCGTAGTACTGATTGGTTTCCTGATTTTCCTTGGCTATTATCTTGTCATGATTCGACTGACCATCCGTTTCCAACGGATTTCAGTCTTGGTAGATTTTCTAAACACCGTGCTCTTATTCTACTCAGGACTCGTCTTTCCAGTGGTGAGTTTTGGGAATTTGAAGAAATTATTTGATGGGATTATAAGAAATTAAGGATTCTTTTTCAATACAGAGTCCTTTTTCTATTGAGATCTTCTCTTAATTCCTATCCTCTGAGACGGTGAAGGTGATAAACTCCCACTTACAGTGGACAGTGAAAATACTATAATTCACTAGAAGTGAATTGCCGCCCAAAAGAAGTCCAAAATCTGTTGAAAAAACTAAGAGTAGTTCAACTCTATCTAAACGAAGAGAAGTCTGTGATTATCTTGCTAGAAGATATAAGATTGGTCAAACAACCATTAAATGATGAATCTGTAAGCATAAGCAAGATGTTTTTTTATTTGATAAATTGTAAAATATAGTGCAACAAAAAACTCATAGCTTTTCATTGGTGTAAACTGTAAGTAATCACATAAACAGAACTCGAGGAAAAACTATGAGCTACTCTCATCTTAAAAGCAAAAATTTTTCTGACCCCGTATCATTGCTTATTGGTTTATTTTTTAAATAAGATATAAAAAATCCCCACCAGAAAGAAATTCTGGTGGGGTATTTGGTGGGGAACCAAATATAATTAATTAGATTTTAGCGTTTTAAAACAATTCAAAATGCTGTTAAATCAATCAAGTCACTTTAAATTAGGTTTATATTTTATTCCCACTCTACAGTTGCAGGTGGTTTACTTGTAATATCGTAGACGATACGGTTAACGTGGTCAACTTCGTTAACGATACGTACAGAAATCTTTTGAAGAACTTCCCATGGAAGCTTTGCAAAGTCAGCTGTCATACCGTCAATTGAAGTGATAGCACGGATAGCGATAGTGTAGTCATAAGTACGGCCATCACCCATAACACCGACAGAGCGAACGCCTGTGTTAACAGTGAAGTATTGCCATACATCACGATCAAGACCAGCTTTGGCAATTTCTTCGCGAAGGATAGCATCAGACTCACGAACAGTTTCAAGTTTCTCTTCAGTGATTTCACCCATAACACGGATGGCAAGTCCTGGTCCTGGGAAAGGTTGACGCCAAACAACTTCGTCAGGCATTCCCATCTCAGTACCAAGGGCACGTACTTCATCTTTAAAGAGGGTATTAAGTGGTTCAATCAATTCAAACTGCATATCTTC
It encodes:
- a CDS encoding ABC transporter ATP-binding protein, which encodes MTNITFSQVQKSFHKKLVLDIPDFQADSGEIFSIVGGNGAGKSTFIKLLAGIFLQDKGEVRVYGVSNRSKKIHSLVKFVLESGQGLYSYLTAMENLQYFLGLNGIALSHIKAEVDILCDQLAFTPYKDTLVSELSQGNRQKLTLILALVQKPKVLCLDEPTNGLDLLAKKQLMTLLQDYARYHQASIFITSHDASFIEKVSTRVVVIQEGRLYREGTFEEIFGNVHQHEVYHLLLAKSAESVLRQSFPELDYKVLDDGISVETRNPDLYRLLLEETEVLQFTRESASLEDLLYEVLK
- the adhP gene encoding alcohol dehydrogenase AdhP — its product is MRAVVVNQASTGVEVVDHEKPAVVGHGQALVKVEYCGVCHTDLHVAHGDFGQVPGRILGHEGIGIVEEVGEGVETLKKGDRVSIAWFFEGCGHCEYCTTGRETLCRSVKNAGYSVDGGMSDYALVTADYAVKVPEGLNPAQASSITCAGVTTYKAIKEAKVEPGQWVAIYGAGGLGNLAIQYAKKVFNARVVAVDINQDKLDLAKESGADLVVNGKEVEDVAGYIQEKTGGTHSAVVTAVSKVAFNQAIDSVRAGGTVVAVGLPSEYMELSIVKTVLDGIRVVGSLVGTRKDLEEAFDFGAQGLVVPVVETVPVDTAVEVFDQMEKGEIQGRKVLDFTK